In Oscillospiraceae bacterium, the genomic stretch ACTGTTATTACTATTTTTTATTTCTTTATGTATCTCTTTTTTGTCACATCCTGAAACTTCTTTCGGAATTAGTTTTTCTTCTCTTTTAGGCTTTATTTCTTCACTTTTATATGTCTGATACATTTTTAACATCCTTTAAATTAAAATCTCTGGCTATATTCATTAATCTTATAATTCTTATTGCCATATCAACATTTCCCGCTCTTTTTTCTTTTAAATACGGTCTAATGGAATAAAGCAGGTCAATTCTGTTGTCGTGTCTGTTGAAACTTTGCATCATTTTACTCATATAAGAAAACATTTCTTCGGAGAAGTTATCTTCCTTTCTCTCTTTGTTGCTGTTGCCGGAAGAGAACATATTGGCAATTCCTTCTAATTTATTCTGTGCATCAGAACTACCCAGCAAACTGTTTAAAGAGGACATAATATCATTGCTATCCATTTTTTCACTCCCCTTTAAAATTCTTTATAAATGCTCTTAAATCAGGGTCTTCCACTTTATCGGGATTTATAGTGTTAAAAATACTTTTAATTGAATTTTTATCCATCTGTGATACTTTCTTTAAAAGTTCTTCCTTTTGCTTCTCAGAAAGCATTGAATTTATTTTCTCTTTTGCTTTCCTTACAATGTCATCATTTAAATTATTCATAAAAAGTCCCCCTTATTTTAGTACATAATATGATAGATTTTTATGTAAAATAACTATTTTTCAAAAAAAACAAAAAGATGTGTTGAAAGTTTAAATTAAAAATGGTATAATATAAAAAAATATGTTTTAAGAAGGGTGAATTTATATGGCATACGTAAATCTTGATGCTAAAATTGTAAGAAAATACTGCGAAGATATATTCGTTAAAAGAGGATTTAGCGAAAAAGAAAGTCAGGATATAGTTGACGTTCTTCTTACTGCTGACCTTTACGGAATAGAATCTCACGGTATTCAAAGACTTATCCGTTATCACAAAGCAATAGAAGAAGGTTCTATTGTTACCGACTGCAAACCTGAATTAATTCACGAAACTCCTATTTCTGCAGTTTTTGATGCACCTAAATCAATGGGTCAGGTTGTTGGTAAAATGGGAATGGAACTTGCTATTAAAAAAGCAAAGGAACACGGTATAGGCGCTGTTGTTGTAAGAGGTTCTAACCACTATGGAATAGCAGGGTATTATACAAAAATGGCTGCAGATAACGATTTACTTGGTATCTGTATGACAAATACTGAAGCGATTGCAATTCCTACTTATGGTAAAAAAGCAATGCTTGGAACAAGTCCGATTGCTGTTTGTATGCCTGCCGATCCTGTTAACTTCTGGTATGATGTTGCTACAACAGTTGTAACAAGAGGTAAACTTGAAGTTTACAATAAAAAAGAAGCACCTCTTCCTCAAGGATGGGCTGCTGACGAAAACGGAGCGGACTGTGACGAAGCATCAAGAGTTTTAAAGAATATAATCGGTAAACTTGGCGGAGGTATTTTCCCTCTTGGCGGATGTACTGAAGAAAGTGGTTCTCACAAAGGTTACGGTTTAGGTATTATTGTTGAAATGTTTACATCTATATTTGCAGGAGGTACAACATCTCCTCACGTTAAAAACAGCGGTAATGCTGATACATCATTCTGTTTCTGGGCAATTGATTACGGTATGTTCGGAGACAAGAAAGAAATTAAAGACCGTATGAGCCTTCTTTTAAAAGAATTAAGAGAAAGTCCAAAAGCAGACGGTCATGACAGAATTTATACTCACGGCGAAAAAGAAATTGAATCTATGCAGGAAAAATTAAAAACAGGTATTCCTGCAAATGAAAAGACTATAGCTGAATTAAAAGAAATAGGTAAAGTTGTAGGACTTAACTACGAAGATTATTTTAAAGCGTAAAATGAACATTTTATTTGATATTGGAAATACATATGTAAAAACAGGATACATAAAGGAAGATAAAATATTTTTTAAGTCTGTAAATAAAGGTAATGCCGTAAAAGAGGTTAAAACTTTTATTAAAAATATAAAGGAAGAAGACTTAAAAGCATATATTGTTTCTGTTAACGAGGATATGTTAAGGAAGATAAAGGAAGTTTTATCTTCCCTTGGCATTTCTTGTAAGGTGTTTTCAAAGAGCGATATAGACTTTGAAACAAGATACGAAGAAGATACTTTAGGGCATGACAGGATTGTTACCGATTACGGAGCATATAAACTGTACGGTGGTAAAATCATTGTTATAGATTTGGGGACTGCTGCCACCTTCGATTTGATTGACGAAAACGGAATTCATTTAGGAGGTGCGATTATGCCGGGTAAAGAAACGTATCAGTTTTCGCTTCTTAAAAAGGCAAAAATTCTTCCGAAATCCGAAATGGTAAAAGGGTTAAATCCTGTTGGTACCACCACTGTTAAAAATCTTAACGCAGGACTTTATTATGGGTTTATCGGTTCAGTAATTCATATGATAAAAACATATAAAACCATGGATAAATATAAAGACTATAAGGTTATTTTAACGGGTGGAGATACTGAACTGTTTACAGGTTATGATTGTATTGACATATTTGATAGGGAATTAACATTAAAGGCATTAAATATAATATACAGCACTTTGCGTGCATAAAAAGGAGTAAAGTAAAATGGATATCAAAGAAAAAGCATTAAAAGCCCACGAAGAATGGGGCGGAAAAATTGAAGTTATTTCAAGAGCAAAAGTAGAAAACAAGGATGATTTATCAATTGCGTACACACCTGGTGTTGCTGAACCTTGTCTTAAGATATCAGAAGATGTGTCTTTATCGTATAAATACACACGCCGTTCAAACATGGTAGCAGTTATCACAGACGGTACTGCGGTTTTAGGTCTTGGAGATATCGGTCCTGAAGCAGGTATGCCTGTTATGGAAGGAAAATGTGTACTTTTTAAAACATTTGCTGATGTTGACGCTTTTCCTCTTTGTGTAAGAACAAAAGATGTTGACGAAATCGTATTTATCGTAGAAAAATTAGCAGGTTCATTCGGTGGTGTTAACTTAGAAGATATTTCTGCACCTCGTTGTTTTGAAATCGAAAAGAAATTAAAGGAAAAATGCGATATTCCGATTTTCCATGATGACCAGCATGGTACAGCAGTTGTTACACTTGCTGCTATGATGAATGCACTTAAATATGTTAAAAAAGATATTTCTGAAATAGAAGTTGTTGTTAACGGATCAGGTGCTGCAGGTATCGCTATCACAAAACTTCTTATGAGCATGGGACTTAAAAAAGTTATCCTTTGTGATACAAAAGGTGCTATCTATAAAGGAAGAGATAATCTTAATCCTATTAAAGAAGAAATGGCAGAAATTTCTAACTTAGAACTTAAAAAAGGTTCACTTAAAGATGTTATTGTTGGCGCAGACGTGTTTATCGGGGTTTCTGCACCAGGTATCTTAACTGCTGATATGGTTAAATCAATGGCTAAAGATCCGATTGTATTTGCTATGGCAAATCCTACACCTGAAATTATGCCTGATATTGCAAAAGAAGCAGGAGTTAAAATTATGGGTACAGGAAGAAGTGACTTCCCTAACCAGATAAATAACGTTCTTGCATTTCCTGGCATATTCCGAGGTGCATTTGATGCGAAAGCAACAGATATTAATGACGAAATGAAAATTGCTGCTGCAAAAGCAATAGCAGGAATTATTAAAGATGAAGAAATCACACCTGAATATGTTATTCCTGCTGCGTTCGACGAAAGAGTTGCTCCTGCAGTTGCAAAAGCAGTTGCCGAAGCAGCAAAAAGAACAGGCGTTTGCAGAGATTAATAAATTCTCAAAATTAGGAGTGTTTATATGCAAAAAGTATTTGCTAACAGCGAAGTTCCAAAAGGTACTTATATTTGTTTGTGTTGTGGTTCGGAGCAGATTATTGAGGAAAAAGGGATTCTGCCTCCATGCCCTGAATGTGACTTTTTAGAATATAAGGCTACAATCATTATGGAACTTACACAGGAAGAATTAAAAAAGAAGTTTTATGAATGTATTAAACTTCTTGCAATAAGTTGCTATTTGTTTGAAAAAAAGAGAGTTAATGAGTTTTTAAATGTAATGGCAATAAATCTTCGTATGCTGTTATGTGACGGGGAAAATTCACTGCTTCCTAAAATAATTGAAAATCCGCTTTTCCATAAAGGCAGATTTTCCTATGAAGACAATGTGATTCATCCCGACTCGCTTTTCTCTTTAGAAGAAAAGATAAGTCTTAATGATTTTCTTTCACAGGTTGCAGTAAGAAGAGAGGGAAGCCGTCCTGTAACGATAAGTAAGATTATAAGAGCACAGGCGAATAAATGCGGAGGTGCTCATATTGATACGGAAATCGGCGAGGATTTTTTCCTTGCATCTTCAGTAAGCAAATACTACTTTATAGTTATAGCAAAGTATATAATAAAATTAGCAGGCTGTGACTATGACGCTATTATAAACGAATTTATAAATTTAATTAAATGATTAAAAGGGGCTATAGCAAAATGAATAAATAACGGTTCGTCGGGGACGCCGAACCCTACAATTGAGTAAACAATATATGTAGGGGGCTGGCTCCCGAACGTCCCGAAAAAATCATTTTGTTACAACCCTTTTTTCAGAGGAAGTATTAAAATGAAAGTAAGTATAGCCAAACCTTTATTTTTCGGAGATGAAACCGATTATATAAATGACGCATTTTTAAAAAATCAGATAGCCTGTAAGGGAGATAATATAGATTTGATGGCAAAGATGCTGTCAGATTATGTAGGAGTACCTTACTGCCTTTTAGTATCTAATGGTACAGCAGGGCTTCATCTTGCCCTAAAAGCACTTGATATAGGTGAGGGGGATATTGTTTTTTGCCCTACACTTACTTACTGTGGAACAATTTACCCTGTGATATATGAAAGGGCAGTTCCCGTTTTTATTGACTGTAAAGAAGACGGAACAATGGACGAAGAGTGCTTAGAGGACGCTTTTATAAAATATAAGGATAATCTTCCAAAATGCGTTATGGCAGTTGATACTTACGGTGCACCTTACGATTATGACAAGATTAGAAAAATAACTGATAAGTACAATGTTCCTTTAATATCCGATTCAGCAGAATCTTTAGGCGGAATGTACAAGGATAAAAAATGCGGATCTTACGGGGATATTGCAGTTATCTCTTTTAGTTATTCTAAAATTGTTACAACCTCTTTAGGCGGAGCAGTTTTAACTTCAAATAAAGAATATTTAGAAAAAATGGCATATCTTGCAAATCAGGCGAAAGCAAAATCTTCGGCATATATTCATAAAGAGGTAGGCTATAATTATCTTATGAGTAATGTAAATGCAGGGATTGGTGTTGCCCAATTAAAACATCTTGATGAACTTATAAAGATAAAAAGAGATATGTTTTTAAGATATAAAGACGGTTTTTCAAAAGTTGACGGCATTAAAGTTATAGGCGACAAAGTTGGTTCGTCTTACTGGCAAAACGGAATAGTTACAGATGGATTAGATGTGGAAAACCTTGTAAATAAACTTATTGATTCAGGGATTGAAGTAAGAAGAGGCTTTAACCCTATGCATACACAGGAAGCATTCAGTTCATTTTCATATATAACAAGAAATAATGTTTCCGAAGAACTTTTTTTAAAAACAATTCTTCTTCCATCAGGAAACGGAACTACAAACGAAGAAATTGATTATGTTATTGATACTGTTATAAAACTATTAAGGGAGGCAAATTAAATGGATACATCAGTTGATACAAGACGCGGTGTGATAGTTACCGCAATTAAAAACCATCTTTTAAGTGCAGTATTATGGTTTTTGCTTAACGGGCTTGTATTTGCCTGGCTTGTTACAGGATGGAAATACGGGTCAATCTTTTTAGGGCTTATCGCAGTTATATTTTATATGTCAGGCATTTATTCTTATGCTTATGAACAACCGAAACTCGATATGATTATTAAAAAAAGATACGATTATCTTATGCCGTTAAAAATTGGCGGAGCGTCAGGCCTTATAATATTTATTTTATCGGGTTCTCATTTTCTTCTTCGCTTAATAAATGAAGAAATATCAATGTATTACGGAATGTTTGTAAGATTTTTAAACTTTC encodes the following:
- a CDS encoding DegT/DnrJ/EryC1/StrS family aminotransferase; its protein translation is MKVSIAKPLFFGDETDYINDAFLKNQIACKGDNIDLMAKMLSDYVGVPYCLLVSNGTAGLHLALKALDIGEGDIVFCPTLTYCGTIYPVIYERAVPVFIDCKEDGTMDEECLEDAFIKYKDNLPKCVMAVDTYGAPYDYDKIRKITDKYNVPLISDSAESLGGMYKDKKCGSYGDIAVISFSYSKIVTTSLGGAVLTSNKEYLEKMAYLANQAKAKSSAYIHKEVGYNYLMSNVNAGIGVAQLKHLDELIKIKRDMFLRYKDGFSKVDGIKVIGDKVGSSYWQNGIVTDGLDVENLVNKLIDSGIEVRRGFNPMHTQEAFSSFSYITRNNVSEELFLKTILLPSGNGTTNEEIDYVIDTVIKLLREAN
- a CDS encoding NAD-dependent malic enzyme, with protein sequence MDIKEKALKAHEEWGGKIEVISRAKVENKDDLSIAYTPGVAEPCLKISEDVSLSYKYTRRSNMVAVITDGTAVLGLGDIGPEAGMPVMEGKCVLFKTFADVDAFPLCVRTKDVDEIVFIVEKLAGSFGGVNLEDISAPRCFEIEKKLKEKCDIPIFHDDQHGTAVVTLAAMMNALKYVKKDISEIEVVVNGSGAAGIAITKLLMSMGLKKVILCDTKGAIYKGRDNLNPIKEEMAEISNLELKKGSLKDVIVGADVFIGVSAPGILTADMVKSMAKDPIVFAMANPTPEIMPDIAKEAGVKIMGTGRSDFPNQINNVLAFPGIFRGAFDAKATDINDEMKIAAAKAIAGIIKDEEITPEYVIPAAFDERVAPAVAKAVAEAAKRTGVCRD
- a CDS encoding Ldh family oxidoreductase — its product is MAYVNLDAKIVRKYCEDIFVKRGFSEKESQDIVDVLLTADLYGIESHGIQRLIRYHKAIEEGSIVTDCKPELIHETPISAVFDAPKSMGQVVGKMGMELAIKKAKEHGIGAVVVRGSNHYGIAGYYTKMAADNDLLGICMTNTEAIAIPTYGKKAMLGTSPIAVCMPADPVNFWYDVATTVVTRGKLEVYNKKEAPLPQGWAADENGADCDEASRVLKNIIGKLGGGIFPLGGCTEESGSHKGYGLGIIVEMFTSIFAGGTTSPHVKNSGNADTSFCFWAIDYGMFGDKKEIKDRMSLLLKELRESPKADGHDRIYTHGEKEIESMQEKLKTGIPANEKTIAELKEIGKVVGLNYEDYFKA
- a CDS encoding type III pantothenate kinase, yielding MNILFDIGNTYVKTGYIKEDKIFFKSVNKGNAVKEVKTFIKNIKEEDLKAYIVSVNEDMLRKIKEVLSSLGISCKVFSKSDIDFETRYEEDTLGHDRIVTDYGAYKLYGGKIIVIDLGTAATFDLIDENGIHLGGAIMPGKETYQFSLLKKAKILPKSEMVKGLNPVGTTTVKNLNAGLYYGFIGSVIHMIKTYKTMDKYKDYKVILTGGDTELFTGYDCIDIFDRELTLKALNIIYSTLRA